One Malania oleifera isolate guangnan ecotype guangnan chromosome 9, ASM2987363v1, whole genome shotgun sequence DNA segment encodes these proteins:
- the LOC131163958 gene encoding zinc finger CCCH domain-containing protein 53-like isoform X2: MDAYEATRIVFSRIQSLDPENAAKIMGLLLIQDHGEKEMIRLAFGPEALVHSVILKARTELGLSSNSSTASSTPSPPSPTPFLSSNHPTSVSRQNSLSSPRVLGGAAGGGGVSLPTSLSIPSSWASPIFSDFQNPEDLISPNSYRAQASNGIDSLAPGSNSSSFNSSSTASSSPFYGNDLMDDFQLQEQLSFLNDGSPTVGAKNPEVFYPQQQDLTYGGGVGNWGGVAGNGLHHRRSCSVNDACLSSDDPGSGFGWRPCLYFARGYCKNGTTCRFLHGGDSAAVVGSDPAAVVGSPNKFEMMEQCQQELLRSKSAQQHRLASASHQLIASSASGFPYSASKCVNFFLQQQQNDSQRAAAAAALMIGEDMHKFGRSRFERNDFSMNNPGSRQIYLTFPADSTFREEDVSNYFSIYGPVQDVRIPYQQKRMFGFVTFVYPETVKIILAKGNPHFVCDARVLVKPYKEKGKVPDKKQQQQQVERGDQFSACSTPTGLDSPRDPFDLQLGARMFYNSQDMLWRRKLEEQADLQQAIELQGRRLMSLQLLDVKKSHNLQHHRTLSSPIQSPTPHSPSLFTPQSLILPSDRVSPEAPHENCSSPAVISTTAPATALEKEPGGNGVESGPREETDLQESLEHNLPDSPFASPTKAVSSECVSAFSMATSEAEKSNAAVSPPAAAANNDPIASSLLLASSTLDMASFKSCYFPMPRFSPSHGAIGM; the protein is encoded by the exons ATGGATGCTTATGAAGCCACTAGAATAGTTTTCTCCAGGATCCAGAGCTTGGATCCTGAAAACGCTGCCAAGATCATGGGTCTTCTCCTCATCCAAGACCACGGCGAAAAGGAAATGATTCGCCTGGCTTTCGGACCCGAAGCTCTGGTTCACTCTGTAATTCTCAAGGCTCGGACTGAGCTGGGACTTTCGTCGAACTCCTCGACTGCGTCTTCCACACCGTCGCCGCCGTCTCCTACGCCGTTTCTCTCCAGCAACCACCCCACTTCCGTGTCCCGTCAGAACTCCTTATCTTCTCCCCGGGTACTCGGTGGCGCCGCTGGCGGCGGCGGGGTTAGTCTTCCAACCTCTCTCTCCATCCCTTCTTCTTGGGCTTCGCCGATTTTCTCCGATTTTCAAAACCCAGAAGATTTGATCAGCCCCAACTCGTATAGAGCTCAGGCTAGCAACGGAATCGACAGTTTAGCACCTGGATCGAACTCTTCTTCCTTCAATTCTTCTTCCACTGCTTCGTCTTCTCCCTTTTACGGGAACGACTTGATGGACGACTTTCAGCTGCAGGAACAGCTCTCCTTCCTCAACGACGGGTCCCCGACGGTGGGCGCCAAAAACCCAGAAGTGTTTTATCCGCAGCAGCAGGATCTGACGTACGGCGGCGGCGTCGGGAATTGGGGCGGCGTTGCGGGGAACGGCCTCCATCACCGTCGGAGCTGTTCCGTCAACGACGCTTGTTTGAGTTCTGACGACCCAGGTTCCGGATTCGGGTGGAGACCTTGCCTCTACTTCGCCAGAGGCTACTGCAAGAACGGAACCACTTGCAGGTTCCTCCATGGCGGCGATTCGGCCGCCGTGGTGGGCTCAGACCCCGCTGCTGTTGTTGGGTCCCCTAATAAGTTCGAGATGATGGAGCAGTGCCAGCAGGAGCTACTCAGGTCTAAATCTGCACAGCAGCACAGGTTAGCCTCAGCTTCTCATCAGCTCATCGCCTCATCTGCTTCTGGTTTTCCCTACTCTGCAAGCAAGTGCGTCAATTTTTTCCTACAGCAGCAACAGAATGACAGCCAGAG ggcggcggcggcggcggcgttGATGATTGGCGAAGACATGCACAAATTTGGGAGATCTCGGTTTGAAAGAAATGATTTCTCGATGAATAACCCGGGTTCCAGGCAAATCTACTTGACGTTTCCGGCGGATAGCACTTTCAGAGAGGAAGATGTTTCCAATTATTTCAG CATCTATGGACCAGTCCAAGACGTGAGGATTCCATACCAGCAGAAGCGGATGTTTGGGTTTGTAACTTTCGTTTACCCTGAGACTGTCAAGATCATTTTGGCCAAGGGGAACCCTCACTTTGTGTGTGATGCCCGGGTTCTGGTTAAGCCCTACAAGGAGAAGGGCAAAGTCCCAGACAA AAAGCAGCAGCAACAACAGGTTGAGAGAGGAGATCAGTTTTCAGCATGTAGTACCCCCACTGGCTTAGATTCACCAAGAGACCCTTTTGATCTCCAGCTTG GAGCAAGAATGTTCTACAATAGCCAGGACATGTTGTGGAGAAGAAAGCTGGAGGAGCAGGCTGATCTACAGCAGGCAATTGAACTTCAAGGTCGAAGACTAATGAGTCTGCAGCTTCTGGATGTGAAGAAGTCCCACAACCTCCAACACCACCGCACCCTCTCCTCACCCATTCAGTCCCCCACGCCTCACTCTCCCAGCTTGTTCACCCCTCAATCTCTCATTCTTCCATCAGATCGGGTCAGCCCAGAAGCTCCACATG AGAATTGTTCTAGCCCAGCAGTCATATCCACTACTGCTCCTGCGACTGCATTAGAGAAAGAACCCGGCGGCAATGGTGTGGAGAGCGGCCCTCGTGAAGAAACTGATTTGCAAGAAAG CTTGGAGCACAACCTCCCTGATAGTCCGTTCGCATCTCCCACTAAGGCTGTCAGCAGTGAGTGTGTGTCTGCATTCTCCATGGCAACCAGCGAGGCTGAGAAGAGCAATGCTGCAGTGTCGCCACCTGCTGCTGCTGCTAACAATGATCCTATTGCTTCTTCTTTGCTTCTAGCCAGCTCTACACTGGACATGGCTTCCTTCAAATCATGTTATTTCCCAATGCCCAG GTTTTCTCCCAGCCATGGAGCAATCGGAATGTAG
- the LOC131163958 gene encoding zinc finger CCCH domain-containing protein 53-like isoform X1, whose protein sequence is MDAYEATRIVFSRIQSLDPENAAKIMGLLLIQDHGEKEMIRLAFGPEALVHSVILKARTELGLSSNSSTASSTPSPPSPTPFLSSNHPTSVSRQNSLSSPRVLGGAAGGGGVSLPTSLSIPSSWASPIFSDFQNPEDLISPNSYRAQASNGIDSLAPGSNSSSFNSSSTASSSPFYGNDLMDDFQLQEQLSFLNDGSPTVGAKNPEVFYPQQQDLTYGGGVGNWGGVAGNGLHHRRSCSVNDACLSSDDPGSGFGWRPCLYFARGYCKNGTTCRFLHGGDSAAVVGSDPAAVVGSPNKFEMMEQCQQELLRSKSAQQHRLASASHQLIASSASGFPYSASKCVNFFLQQQQNDSQRAAAAAALMIGEDMHKFGRSRFERNDFSMNNPGSRQIYLTFPADSTFREEDVSNYFSIYGPVQDVRIPYQQKRMFGFVTFVYPETVKIILAKGNPHFVCDARVLVKPYKEKGKVPDKYRKQQQQQVERGDQFSACSTPTGLDSPRDPFDLQLGARMFYNSQDMLWRRKLEEQADLQQAIELQGRRLMSLQLLDVKKSHNLQHHRTLSSPIQSPTPHSPSLFTPQSLILPSDRVSPEAPHENCSSPAVISTTAPATALEKEPGGNGVESGPREETDLQESLEHNLPDSPFASPTKAVSSECVSAFSMATSEAEKSNAAVSPPAAAANNDPIASSLLLASSTLDMASFKSCYFPMPRFSPSHGAIGM, encoded by the exons ATGGATGCTTATGAAGCCACTAGAATAGTTTTCTCCAGGATCCAGAGCTTGGATCCTGAAAACGCTGCCAAGATCATGGGTCTTCTCCTCATCCAAGACCACGGCGAAAAGGAAATGATTCGCCTGGCTTTCGGACCCGAAGCTCTGGTTCACTCTGTAATTCTCAAGGCTCGGACTGAGCTGGGACTTTCGTCGAACTCCTCGACTGCGTCTTCCACACCGTCGCCGCCGTCTCCTACGCCGTTTCTCTCCAGCAACCACCCCACTTCCGTGTCCCGTCAGAACTCCTTATCTTCTCCCCGGGTACTCGGTGGCGCCGCTGGCGGCGGCGGGGTTAGTCTTCCAACCTCTCTCTCCATCCCTTCTTCTTGGGCTTCGCCGATTTTCTCCGATTTTCAAAACCCAGAAGATTTGATCAGCCCCAACTCGTATAGAGCTCAGGCTAGCAACGGAATCGACAGTTTAGCACCTGGATCGAACTCTTCTTCCTTCAATTCTTCTTCCACTGCTTCGTCTTCTCCCTTTTACGGGAACGACTTGATGGACGACTTTCAGCTGCAGGAACAGCTCTCCTTCCTCAACGACGGGTCCCCGACGGTGGGCGCCAAAAACCCAGAAGTGTTTTATCCGCAGCAGCAGGATCTGACGTACGGCGGCGGCGTCGGGAATTGGGGCGGCGTTGCGGGGAACGGCCTCCATCACCGTCGGAGCTGTTCCGTCAACGACGCTTGTTTGAGTTCTGACGACCCAGGTTCCGGATTCGGGTGGAGACCTTGCCTCTACTTCGCCAGAGGCTACTGCAAGAACGGAACCACTTGCAGGTTCCTCCATGGCGGCGATTCGGCCGCCGTGGTGGGCTCAGACCCCGCTGCTGTTGTTGGGTCCCCTAATAAGTTCGAGATGATGGAGCAGTGCCAGCAGGAGCTACTCAGGTCTAAATCTGCACAGCAGCACAGGTTAGCCTCAGCTTCTCATCAGCTCATCGCCTCATCTGCTTCTGGTTTTCCCTACTCTGCAAGCAAGTGCGTCAATTTTTTCCTACAGCAGCAACAGAATGACAGCCAGAG ggcggcggcggcggcggcgttGATGATTGGCGAAGACATGCACAAATTTGGGAGATCTCGGTTTGAAAGAAATGATTTCTCGATGAATAACCCGGGTTCCAGGCAAATCTACTTGACGTTTCCGGCGGATAGCACTTTCAGAGAGGAAGATGTTTCCAATTATTTCAG CATCTATGGACCAGTCCAAGACGTGAGGATTCCATACCAGCAGAAGCGGATGTTTGGGTTTGTAACTTTCGTTTACCCTGAGACTGTCAAGATCATTTTGGCCAAGGGGAACCCTCACTTTGTGTGTGATGCCCGGGTTCTGGTTAAGCCCTACAAGGAGAAGGGCAAAGTCCCAGACAAGTACAG AAAGCAGCAGCAACAACAGGTTGAGAGAGGAGATCAGTTTTCAGCATGTAGTACCCCCACTGGCTTAGATTCACCAAGAGACCCTTTTGATCTCCAGCTTG GAGCAAGAATGTTCTACAATAGCCAGGACATGTTGTGGAGAAGAAAGCTGGAGGAGCAGGCTGATCTACAGCAGGCAATTGAACTTCAAGGTCGAAGACTAATGAGTCTGCAGCTTCTGGATGTGAAGAAGTCCCACAACCTCCAACACCACCGCACCCTCTCCTCACCCATTCAGTCCCCCACGCCTCACTCTCCCAGCTTGTTCACCCCTCAATCTCTCATTCTTCCATCAGATCGGGTCAGCCCAGAAGCTCCACATG AGAATTGTTCTAGCCCAGCAGTCATATCCACTACTGCTCCTGCGACTGCATTAGAGAAAGAACCCGGCGGCAATGGTGTGGAGAGCGGCCCTCGTGAAGAAACTGATTTGCAAGAAAG CTTGGAGCACAACCTCCCTGATAGTCCGTTCGCATCTCCCACTAAGGCTGTCAGCAGTGAGTGTGTGTCTGCATTCTCCATGGCAACCAGCGAGGCTGAGAAGAGCAATGCTGCAGTGTCGCCACCTGCTGCTGCTGCTAACAATGATCCTATTGCTTCTTCTTTGCTTCTAGCCAGCTCTACACTGGACATGGCTTCCTTCAAATCATGTTATTTCCCAATGCCCAG GTTTTCTCCCAGCCATGGAGCAATCGGAATGTAG